A region of Helicoverpa zea isolate HzStark_Cry1AcR chromosome 16, ilHelZeax1.1, whole genome shotgun sequence DNA encodes the following proteins:
- the LOC124637850 gene encoding uncharacterized protein LOC124637850 isoform X3: protein MESRSAPPSPDEAGEAVYDNRCGRYPHPPTLQRTFASCRETTRPRPHHRHATSEPARPDDHVQQSFVTAEVHDYPSSESGIAADCPHAHTSNADDSPSYDRSDFEGNSSYSLRHTPDYHHTLDCKHRPIDYNRSHTPDYTHGHGSDCDRAHPRSQTSRRPHRKHRREEDDGAQSLDERCARDLDEILPARLAAVNLSREPPPQTWNRSNIAATMERFEPVDYSYAYYDHHLSMPSSSRKVNRQRGRGGIPRDRSSRHNYVTRYGTEENIYEEITDGSRTCPKHRYAPRQSLVSLDRSVVEEEVRRVESRHKRILGELNLSVEAMLMPECESPDSERAEDRDNIEELLRVGPTDELLSPASCNPPDLDSGFSGSSSGASYVGSLRRKPTGSVPHLPAVAYGTRGAGVRILGADECGLRCPKDIPSPRSSSCGDAKTTGFWNKKAWKKISGFSSSNSINKAGLTATPTENWWCRWIP from the exons ATGGAATCACGAAGCGCGCCGCCGAGCCCCGACGAGGCCGGGGAGGCGGTGTACGACAATCGTTGTGGACGTTACCCACACCCGCCCACTCTCCAGCGAACCTTCGCCAGTTGCCGCGAGACCACGCGACCGCGTCCGCATCATCGACATGCCACGTCAGAGCCCGCGCGACCAGACGACCACGTGCAGCAGTCGTTCGTCACAGCAGAGGTTCACGACTACCCCTCGTCCGAATCCGGCATAGCAGCCGACTGCCCCCATGCCCATACTAGTAATGCTGATGACAGTCCTTCTTACGACCGCTCAGACTTCGAAGGGAACTCCAGCTACAGTTTGAGGCATACTCCTGACTATCACCATACACTAGATTGTAAACATAGGCCTATTGATTACAATCGTAGCCACACACCAGACTATACTCATGGTCACGGATCTGATTGCGATCGAGCACACCCACGCTCTCAAACATCCCGACGACCCCATAGAAAACATAGACGTGAAGAAGACGATGGCGCGCAGTCACTCGACGAACGCTGTGCCAGGGATTTGGATGAAATCCTCCCTGCACGGCTCGCTGCAGTCAATTTATCGAGGGAACCACCTCCTCAGACTTGGAATAGAAGCAACATAGCAGCAACAATGGAACGTTTTGAACCAGTTGATTACTCCTATGCTTATTACGATCACCATTTATCAATGCCATCATCATCGAGGAAAGTAAACCGTCAACGAGGCAGGGGTGGCATACCACGAGATCGATCATCGCGTCATAATTATGTCACTAGGTATGGCacagaagaaaatatttatgaagaaattACAGATGGATCTAGGACTTGCCCTAAACATCGATACGCTCCACGACAGTCACTAGTTTCTTTAGATAGAAGTGTTGTGGAAGAGGAAGTTCGTCGAGTAGAATCGAGACACAAACGAATTCTGGGAGAGTTAAATCTTAGTGTAGAAGCTATGCTTATGCCGGAATGCGAATCTCCCGATTCGGAACGTGCGGAAGACAGAGACAATATCGAGGAACTGTTGCGAGTCGGTCCCACAGACGAGTTACTTTCGCCGGCAAGTTGTAATCCACCAGACTTAGACAGCGGGTTTAGTGGTAGCAGTAGCGGAGCAAGTTATGTAGGTAGTTTGCGTCGTAAACCGACGGGATCAGTGCCGCACTTGCCCGCCGTGGCGTACGGCACGCGAGGAGCTGGCGTGCGGATTCTAGGCGCAGACGAGTGTGGTCTGCGATGCCCCAAAGACATACCATCGCCACGTAGCTCCAGCTGTGGGGATGCCAAGACAACTGGGTTTTGGAACAAAAAAGCCTGGAAGAAAATATCTGGTTTCTCAAGTTCCAACAGTATCAACAAAGCCGGATTAACTG CTACTCCAACGGAAAACTGGTGGTGCCGCTGGATTCCCTAG
- the LOC124637850 gene encoding uncharacterized protein LOC124637850 isoform X2 → MESRSAPPSPDEAGEAVYDNRCGRYPHPPTLQRTFASCRETTRPRPHHRHATSEPARPDDHVQQSFVTAEVHDYPSSESGIAADCPHAHTSNADDSPSYDRSDFEGNSSYSLRHTPDYHHTLDCKHRPIDYNRSHTPDYTHGHGSDCDRAHPRSQTSRRPHRKHRREEDDGAQSLDERCARDLDEILPARLAAVNLSREPPPQTWNRSNIAATMERFEPVDYSYAYYDHHLSMPSSSRKVNRQRGRGGIPRDRSSRHNYVTRYGTEENIYEEITDGSRTCPKHRYAPRQSLVSLDRSVVEEEVRRVESRHKRILGELNLSVEAMLMPECESPDSERAEDRDNIEELLRVGPTDELLSPASCNPPDLDSGFSGSSSGASYVGSLRRKPTGSVPHLPAVAYGTRGAGVRILGADECGLRCPKDIPSPRSSSCGDAKTTGFWNKKAWKKISGFSSSNSINKAGLTDDACRPSRAKSRTATIPYSYSNGKLVVPLDSLAQS, encoded by the exons ATGGAATCACGAAGCGCGCCGCCGAGCCCCGACGAGGCCGGGGAGGCGGTGTACGACAATCGTTGTGGACGTTACCCACACCCGCCCACTCTCCAGCGAACCTTCGCCAGTTGCCGCGAGACCACGCGACCGCGTCCGCATCATCGACATGCCACGTCAGAGCCCGCGCGACCAGACGACCACGTGCAGCAGTCGTTCGTCACAGCAGAGGTTCACGACTACCCCTCGTCCGAATCCGGCATAGCAGCCGACTGCCCCCATGCCCATACTAGTAATGCTGATGACAGTCCTTCTTACGACCGCTCAGACTTCGAAGGGAACTCCAGCTACAGTTTGAGGCATACTCCTGACTATCACCATACACTAGATTGTAAACATAGGCCTATTGATTACAATCGTAGCCACACACCAGACTATACTCATGGTCACGGATCTGATTGCGATCGAGCACACCCACGCTCTCAAACATCCCGACGACCCCATAGAAAACATAGACGTGAAGAAGACGATGGCGCGCAGTCACTCGACGAACGCTGTGCCAGGGATTTGGATGAAATCCTCCCTGCACGGCTCGCTGCAGTCAATTTATCGAGGGAACCACCTCCTCAGACTTGGAATAGAAGCAACATAGCAGCAACAATGGAACGTTTTGAACCAGTTGATTACTCCTATGCTTATTACGATCACCATTTATCAATGCCATCATCATCGAGGAAAGTAAACCGTCAACGAGGCAGGGGTGGCATACCACGAGATCGATCATCGCGTCATAATTATGTCACTAGGTATGGCacagaagaaaatatttatgaagaaattACAGATGGATCTAGGACTTGCCCTAAACATCGATACGCTCCACGACAGTCACTAGTTTCTTTAGATAGAAGTGTTGTGGAAGAGGAAGTTCGTCGAGTAGAATCGAGACACAAACGAATTCTGGGAGAGTTAAATCTTAGTGTAGAAGCTATGCTTATGCCGGAATGCGAATCTCCCGATTCGGAACGTGCGGAAGACAGAGACAATATCGAGGAACTGTTGCGAGTCGGTCCCACAGACGAGTTACTTTCGCCGGCAAGTTGTAATCCACCAGACTTAGACAGCGGGTTTAGTGGTAGCAGTAGCGGAGCAAGTTATGTAGGTAGTTTGCGTCGTAAACCGACGGGATCAGTGCCGCACTTGCCCGCCGTGGCGTACGGCACGCGAGGAGCTGGCGTGCGGATTCTAGGCGCAGACGAGTGTGGTCTGCGATGCCCCAAAGACATACCATCGCCACGTAGCTCCAGCTGTGGGGATGCCAAGACAACTGGGTTTTGGAACAAAAAAGCCTGGAAGAAAATATCTGGTTTCTCAAGTTCCAACAGTATCAACAAAGCCGGATTAACTG ATGACGCGTGTAGGCCAAGCAGAGCTAAATCCAGAACAGCCACTATACCATACAG CTACTCCAACGGAAAACTGGTGGTGCCGCTGGATTCCCTAGCACAGAGCTGA
- the LOC124637850 gene encoding uncharacterized protein LOC124637850 isoform X1 encodes MESRSAPPSPDEAGEAVYDNRCGRYPHPPTLQRTFASCRETTRPRPHHRHATSEPARPDDHVQQSFVTAEVHDYPSSESGIAADCPHAHTSNADDSPSYDRSDFEGNSSYSLRHTPDYHHTLDCKHRPIDYNRSHTPDYTHGHGSDCDRAHPRSQTSRRPHRKHRREEDDGAQSLDERCARDLDEILPARLAAVNLSREPPPQTWNRSNIAATMERFEPVDYSYAYYDHHLSMPSSSRKVNRQRGRGGIPRDRSSRHNYVTRYGTEENIYEEITDGSRTCPKHRYAPRQSLVSLDRSVVEEEVRRVESRHKRILGELNLSVEAMLMPECESPDSERAEDRDNIEELLRVGPTDELLSPASCNPPDLDSGFSGSSSGASYVGSLRRKPTGSVPHLPAVAYGTRGAGVRILGADECGLRCPKDIPSPRSSSCGDAKTTGFWNKKAWKKISGFSSSNSINKAGLTGLLVRYTFRRKSGSQGSQGKRRAEPVKCDACLSQRC; translated from the exons ATGGAATCACGAAGCGCGCCGCCGAGCCCCGACGAGGCCGGGGAGGCGGTGTACGACAATCGTTGTGGACGTTACCCACACCCGCCCACTCTCCAGCGAACCTTCGCCAGTTGCCGCGAGACCACGCGACCGCGTCCGCATCATCGACATGCCACGTCAGAGCCCGCGCGACCAGACGACCACGTGCAGCAGTCGTTCGTCACAGCAGAGGTTCACGACTACCCCTCGTCCGAATCCGGCATAGCAGCCGACTGCCCCCATGCCCATACTAGTAATGCTGATGACAGTCCTTCTTACGACCGCTCAGACTTCGAAGGGAACTCCAGCTACAGTTTGAGGCATACTCCTGACTATCACCATACACTAGATTGTAAACATAGGCCTATTGATTACAATCGTAGCCACACACCAGACTATACTCATGGTCACGGATCTGATTGCGATCGAGCACACCCACGCTCTCAAACATCCCGACGACCCCATAGAAAACATAGACGTGAAGAAGACGATGGCGCGCAGTCACTCGACGAACGCTGTGCCAGGGATTTGGATGAAATCCTCCCTGCACGGCTCGCTGCAGTCAATTTATCGAGGGAACCACCTCCTCAGACTTGGAATAGAAGCAACATAGCAGCAACAATGGAACGTTTTGAACCAGTTGATTACTCCTATGCTTATTACGATCACCATTTATCAATGCCATCATCATCGAGGAAAGTAAACCGTCAACGAGGCAGGGGTGGCATACCACGAGATCGATCATCGCGTCATAATTATGTCACTAGGTATGGCacagaagaaaatatttatgaagaaattACAGATGGATCTAGGACTTGCCCTAAACATCGATACGCTCCACGACAGTCACTAGTTTCTTTAGATAGAAGTGTTGTGGAAGAGGAAGTTCGTCGAGTAGAATCGAGACACAAACGAATTCTGGGAGAGTTAAATCTTAGTGTAGAAGCTATGCTTATGCCGGAATGCGAATCTCCCGATTCGGAACGTGCGGAAGACAGAGACAATATCGAGGAACTGTTGCGAGTCGGTCCCACAGACGAGTTACTTTCGCCGGCAAGTTGTAATCCACCAGACTTAGACAGCGGGTTTAGTGGTAGCAGTAGCGGAGCAAGTTATGTAGGTAGTTTGCGTCGTAAACCGACGGGATCAGTGCCGCACTTGCCCGCCGTGGCGTACGGCACGCGAGGAGCTGGCGTGCGGATTCTAGGCGCAGACGAGTGTGGTCTGCGATGCCCCAAAGACATACCATCGCCACGTAGCTCCAGCTGTGGGGATGCCAAGACAACTGGGTTTTGGAACAAAAAAGCCTGGAAGAAAATATCTGGTTTCTCAAGTTCCAACAGTATCAACAAAGCCGGATTAACTG GTCTGCTCGTTAGGTACACTTTCCGGCGTAAGTCCGGCTCGCAGGGCTCTCAGGGCAAGCGGCGTGCCGAGCCCGTCAAATGCGATGCGTGCCTCTCACAACGATGTTAG